From a single Paenibacillus sp. FSL W8-0426 genomic region:
- the ilvC gene encoding ketol-acid reductoisomerase, whose translation MAVTTYYEQDAELSVLKGKTIAVIGYGSQGHAQAQNLRDSGLNVVIGLREGKSYDAAKNDGFEVLSPAEATSRADVVQILLPDETQAAVYKNEIEPNLKKGAALLFSHGFNVHFGQIVAPKDSDVLLVAPKSPGHMVRRTYVEGFGVPGLIAIEQDATGKAKEIGLAYAKGIGCTRAGVIETSFREETETDLFGEQAVLCGGVSALVKAGFETLTEAGYAPEMAYFECLHELKLIVDLMYEGGLASMRDSISNTAEYGDYVTGPRVVTEDTKKAMKEVLSDIQQGKFARDFILENQSGRAFLTATRRNESEHPIEVVGGQLREMMHWIKK comes from the coding sequence ATGGCAGTTACTACTTATTATGAACAGGATGCAGAGCTTAGCGTATTGAAAGGAAAAACGATCGCCGTTATCGGTTATGGCAGCCAAGGCCATGCCCAAGCACAAAACTTGCGCGATAGCGGACTGAATGTGGTTATCGGACTTCGCGAAGGTAAATCGTACGATGCAGCAAAAAACGACGGCTTTGAAGTATTGTCTCCGGCAGAAGCAACAAGCCGCGCTGACGTGGTTCAAATCTTGCTGCCTGACGAAACACAAGCAGCTGTATACAAAAACGAAATCGAACCAAACCTGAAAAAAGGCGCAGCTTTGCTCTTCTCCCACGGTTTCAACGTTCATTTCGGCCAAATCGTTGCTCCAAAAGACAGCGATGTATTGCTGGTAGCTCCTAAGTCCCCTGGCCACATGGTACGTCGTACGTACGTGGAAGGATTTGGCGTACCTGGCTTGATCGCGATCGAGCAGGATGCAACAGGCAAAGCCAAAGAAATCGGCCTTGCTTATGCAAAAGGTATCGGCTGCACGCGTGCAGGCGTGATCGAAACTTCCTTCCGTGAAGAAACAGAAACAGATCTGTTCGGTGAGCAAGCTGTTCTGTGCGGTGGCGTAAGTGCCCTTGTAAAAGCAGGATTCGAAACGCTGACAGAAGCAGGATATGCTCCTGAAATGGCATACTTCGAGTGTCTGCATGAGCTGAAACTGATCGTTGACCTGATGTACGAAGGCGGTCTGGCTAGCATGCGCGACTCCATCAGTAACACGGCTGAATACGGTGACTATGTAACGGGTCCTCGCGTCGTAACTGAAGATACGAAAAAAGCAATGAAAGAAGTGCTTTCCGATATCCAACAAGGTAAATTCGCTCGCGACTTTATCCTTGAAAACCAATCCGGTCGTGCGTTCTTGACAGCAACTCGCCGCAACGAGTCCGAGCACCCAATCGAAGTGGTCGGCGGTCAATTGCGTGAAATGATGCACTGGATCAAAAAGTAA
- the ilvB gene encoding biosynthetic-type acetolactate synthase large subunit, which yields MGAHIPEVRSTDELREKWMKPEVISGSEILLRSLLLEGVECVFGYPGGAVLYIYDAMYGFEDFKHVLTRHEQGAIHAADGYARASGKVGVCIATSGPGATNLVTGIATAYMDSVPLVVITGNVVSSLIGSDAFQEADITGITMPITKHSYLVKDVEDLPRIIHEAFHIANTGRKGPVLIDIPKDVSANKTLFEPLTGPVTLRGYNPTTVPNKLQIDRLAQAIQEAERPMIIAGGGVVYSGGHEALLEFVEKTGIPITTTLLGLGAFPSGHELWTGMPGMHGTYTSNQAIQQADLLINIGARFDDRVTGKLDGFAPLAKIVHIDIDPAEIGKNVATDIPIVGDCKTVLELVNKEVQRAERADAWRDQIKQWKQEKPYRYNDSNEVLKPQWVIEMLNETTKGEAIVTTDVGQHQMWAAQYYKFNQPRSWVTSGGLGTMGFGFPSAIGAQMANPDRLVISINGDGGMQMCSQELAICAINNIPVKIVIINNQVLGMVRQWQELIYDNRYSHIDLAGSPDFVKLAEAYGVKGLRATNKEEAQRAWQEALDTDGPVVVEFVVSKEENVYPMVPQGATINQMLMGDAEE from the coding sequence ATGGGAGCTCATATTCCAGAAGTACGATCAACAGATGAATTACGTGAAAAATGGATGAAGCCGGAGGTCATTAGCGGTTCTGAAATTTTGCTGAGAAGCTTGCTGCTGGAAGGCGTCGAGTGTGTCTTTGGATATCCGGGCGGTGCCGTATTATATATCTACGATGCGATGTACGGCTTCGAAGATTTCAAACATGTGCTTACGCGCCATGAACAAGGTGCCATTCACGCAGCAGACGGTTATGCGCGGGCAAGCGGCAAGGTTGGCGTGTGCATCGCGACTTCCGGGCCGGGGGCGACGAACCTGGTTACAGGCATTGCCACGGCTTATATGGATTCCGTACCGCTCGTCGTTATTACGGGGAATGTCGTTTCCAGCTTGATTGGTTCGGATGCATTCCAGGAAGCAGACATTACCGGCATCACGATGCCGATCACGAAACACAGCTATCTGGTCAAAGATGTCGAGGATCTGCCGCGTATCATTCACGAAGCATTCCACATCGCGAACACAGGACGCAAAGGCCCGGTGCTTATCGACATTCCGAAAGATGTTTCGGCCAATAAAACGTTGTTCGAGCCACTGACAGGTCCGGTTACGCTGAGAGGATACAATCCAACGACGGTACCGAACAAGCTGCAGATCGATCGTCTGGCCCAAGCGATTCAGGAAGCGGAACGTCCAATGATCATCGCTGGCGGCGGTGTCGTTTACTCGGGCGGACATGAAGCGCTGTTGGAATTCGTGGAAAAAACGGGCATTCCGATTACGACAACATTGCTTGGACTCGGCGCTTTCCCAAGCGGTCATGAACTGTGGACGGGAATGCCGGGCATGCACGGAACGTACACGTCCAACCAAGCCATCCAGCAAGCCGATTTGCTGATCAACATCGGGGCACGCTTTGATGACCGGGTAACGGGCAAGCTTGACGGCTTCGCACCGCTTGCAAAAATCGTGCATATCGACATCGACCCGGCAGAGATCGGTAAAAACGTTGCCACTGACATTCCGATCGTAGGAGATTGCAAAACGGTTTTGGAATTGGTCAACAAGGAAGTGCAGCGTGCAGAACGTGCGGATGCCTGGAGAGATCAGATCAAGCAGTGGAAACAGGAAAAACCTTACCGTTACAACGATTCGAACGAAGTGCTGAAACCGCAATGGGTTATTGAAATGCTGAATGAAACGACCAAAGGCGAAGCCATTGTAACAACGGACGTCGGTCAGCATCAAATGTGGGCGGCCCAGTATTACAAATTCAACCAACCACGTTCATGGGTAACTTCAGGTGGTTTGGGAACGATGGGCTTTGGATTCCCGTCGGCGATCGGCGCGCAGATGGCAAACCCTGACAGGCTGGTTATTTCCATCAATGGCGACGGCGGCATGCAAATGTGTTCCCAAGAGCTTGCAATTTGCGCGATCAACAACATACCGGTCAAAATCGTCATCATCAACAACCAGGTGCTCGGTATGGTTCGTCAGTGGCAGGAGCTCATTTACGACAACCGCTACAGCCACATCGATCTGGCAGGAAGCCCGGATTTCGTAAAATTGGCTGAGGCTTACGGCGTTAAAGGCCTTCGTGCAACCAACAAAGAAGAAGCGCAGCGTGCTTGGCAAGAAGCCTTGGACACAGACGGTCCGGTCGTTGTAGAATTTGTTGTAAGCAAAGAAGAAAATGTGTATCCGATGGTTCCGCAAGGAGCAACGATCAATCAAATGCTGATGGGAGATGCTGAGGAATGA
- the ilvN gene encoding acetolactate synthase small subunit, translated as MIRHTISILVNDQPGVLQRVSGLFGRRGFNIESITVGQSEEPGLSRMVIVTVGDDKTIEQIEKQLYKIIDVIKVVDFSIKPMVARELALIKVKSEPAERPEIMGVVETFRAAVVDIGPNSLMVQVVGDTDKIDAMIELLKPYGIRELSRTGVTALVRGNA; from the coding sequence ATGATAAGACATACGATATCGATTTTGGTCAACGATCAGCCTGGTGTCCTGCAGCGTGTTTCTGGATTGTTCGGTCGGCGCGGTTTCAATATTGAAAGCATTACAGTAGGTCAATCGGAAGAGCCGGGATTGTCCCGGATGGTCATTGTGACGGTCGGCGATGACAAAACGATCGAGCAAATCGAGAAACAACTGTACAAAATTATTGATGTCATCAAAGTTGTAGACTTTAGCATCAAGCCAATGGTTGCCCGCGAGCTCGCTTTGATCAAAGTGAAGTCCGAACCGGCGGAACGTCCGGAAATTATGGGCGTCGTAGAAACGTTCCGCGCAGCGGTCGTGGATATCGGTCCAAACAGCCTGATGGTTCAAGTGGTTGGGGATACCGACAAAATCGATGCGATGATCGAGCTGCTCAAGCCTTATGGCATTCGCGAATTGTCCAGAACCGGCGTAACGGCCCTTGTTCGGGGAAATGCATAA